In Aeromicrobium marinum DSM 15272, one genomic interval encodes:
- a CDS encoding esterase/lipase family protein, with the protein MIRRSVVLGAVLALFATIGLAGPGQAATPRPLPVPYSFLPSAVLAGLNLDADPPGANDFACKPTAAHPRPVVLVHGLSGNKNTNWQTMSPLLKNNGYCVFALTYGIPAGAPLPLTQFGGFTLIEESAAELGAFIDEVLAATGATQVDIVGHSEGTVVPNAYAKFLGGAAKINQYVSIAPLWNGTNPLGLANLAVLGTPFGLTPLLFGALELYFASGPQLLTGGDFFTRLRADGGPAVPGITYTNIVTRYDELVIPYTSGFSPGMTNIDLQKVCPWDFSEHFQIVASPNTGRLMLNALDPASAQPVRCRLVLPFVGTL; encoded by the coding sequence ATGATCCGCAGGTCCGTCGTCCTCGGTGCCGTCCTTGCACTGTTCGCCACCATCGGCCTCGCCGGTCCGGGCCAGGCGGCGACGCCCCGGCCGCTGCCGGTGCCGTACTCGTTCCTGCCGTCGGCGGTGCTCGCCGGTCTGAACCTGGACGCCGACCCGCCGGGCGCGAACGACTTCGCCTGCAAGCCCACCGCGGCACACCCCCGGCCGGTCGTGCTGGTGCACGGGCTGTCGGGCAACAAGAACACCAACTGGCAGACCATGTCGCCGCTGCTCAAGAACAACGGCTACTGCGTCTTCGCCCTCACCTACGGCATTCCCGCGGGTGCTCCGCTGCCGCTCACGCAGTTCGGCGGCTTCACCCTCATCGAGGAGAGCGCGGCCGAGCTCGGCGCCTTCATCGACGAGGTGCTCGCCGCCACCGGCGCCACGCAGGTCGACATCGTCGGCCACTCCGAGGGCACCGTGGTGCCCAACGCGTACGCCAAGTTCCTGGGCGGTGCGGCGAAGATCAACCAGTACGTGTCGATCGCCCCGCTCTGGAACGGCACCAACCCGCTCGGTCTCGCGAACCTCGCAGTCCTCGGGACGCCGTTCGGGTTGACGCCGCTGCTGTTCGGTGCGCTCGAGCTGTACTTCGCGTCGGGTCCCCAGCTGCTGACCGGGGGAGACTTCTTCACCCGGTTGCGGGCCGATGGCGGTCCGGCGGTGCCGGGCATCACCTACACGAACATCGTCACCCGGTACGACGAGCTGGTCATCCCCTACACGAGCGGCTTCTCGCCGGGCATGACCAACATCGATCTGCAGAAGGTGTGCCCGTGGGACTTCTCCGAGCACTTCCAGATCGTGGCCAGCCCGAACACCGGCCGGCTGATGCTGAACGCGCTCGACCCGGCCTCCGCGCAGCCGGTGCGCTGCCGGTTGGTGCTGCCCTTCGTCGGGACGCTCTGA
- a CDS encoding PGPGW domain-containing protein has product MMRTAKRVALETVGWILVVAGVAALVLPGPGLILLFAGVAVLSQQYEWAERQVDPLKYRAMKGAAYGVASWSRIALSLLGVSWLAACGVVWLVDPDQPDWWPVADALWLPGGAATGVSLVVSAALALALVVWSYHRFNGKPEALEELERQKDAADEKWGR; this is encoded by the coding sequence ATGATGCGTACCGCCAAGCGGGTGGCCCTGGAGACGGTGGGGTGGATCCTCGTCGTCGCCGGCGTCGCGGCGCTGGTGCTGCCCGGCCCGGGCCTCATCCTGCTGTTCGCCGGCGTCGCCGTGCTGTCCCAGCAGTACGAGTGGGCCGAGCGACAGGTCGACCCCCTCAAGTACCGCGCCATGAAGGGCGCCGCGTACGGGGTGGCGTCGTGGAGCCGGATCGCCCTGTCCCTGCTGGGCGTCTCCTGGTTGGCGGCCTGCGGCGTCGTGTGGCTCGTCGACCCGGACCAGCCCGACTGGTGGCCGGTGGCCGACGCCCTGTGGTTGCCCGGCGGGGCCGCCACCGGCGTCTCGCTCGTGGTCTCCGCCGCTCTGGCCCTCGCGCTGGTGGTGTGGAGCTATCACCGGTTCAACGGCAAGCCCGAGGCGCTCGAGGAGCTGGAGCGGCAGAAGGACGCCGCCGACGAGAAGTGGGGCCGCTGA
- a CDS encoding ArsR/SmtB family transcription factor, which yields MTAPAHRVQPSPVVLPDPTATLFRTLGHPVRIRVLELLQDGPRQVRDLLAVLGTSSSNLSQQLAVLRRAGLVTSSRAGGTVSYRLSTPEVGHLLEAAAGLSPLLQEDIAGAADSDA from the coding sequence GTGACAGCACCGGCTCATCGGGTCCAGCCCTCGCCGGTCGTCCTGCCCGACCCGACAGCGACGCTGTTCCGCACGCTCGGGCACCCGGTCCGCATCCGGGTGCTCGAGCTGCTGCAGGACGGGCCGCGGCAGGTCCGCGACCTGCTCGCCGTGCTCGGCACGTCCTCGTCGAACCTCTCCCAGCAGCTCGCCGTGCTCCGGCGGGCGGGTCTCGTGACGTCCAGCCGGGCCGGCGGCACGGTGTCGTACCGGCTCAGCACGCCCGAGGTCGGGCACCTGCTGGAGGCCGCCGCGGGGCTGTCGCCGCTGCTGCAGGAGGACATCGCCGGGGCCGCGGACAGCGACGCCTAG
- a CDS encoding phosphoenolpyruvate carboxykinase (GTP) — MADVDAALDAAGLTNPHVREYVKYWAGITGAERVEVVGADDDARLVQEALDAGELQPVTGGRTYSRSYIKDTARAEERTIVATSDESDKGLYNNWQPSDQAKENYLSLVQGASEGKTMYVVPYLMAPQGSPLEKFAAGVEITDARTVVLHMIRMARVGVNYINELAEPDHFVRAVHVTGDLPNLGQGTPDDKRYFYTIADERTILHFGSSYGGNALLGKIAHGLRLASYDGWKNGFLVEQFLLLGVKDKQTGEVHNIVGGFPSASGKTNLSMTLAPDTLGDRYEIEFYGDDIAWLWPGEDGRLYAFNPEFGVFGVARDTNEKSNPTAIDAIQPGTGTIFTNVAYNEKTQEVWWEGKTKEHPTDLDGWLDWKGERIADRSPETADEAWAHPNSRFTTTMANVPNLAEGYANPAGVPVDAIIFGGRTRDREPLIRSFTDVAEGVYDGLTLGAEATFAADGLEGVLRYDPMSMRPFMSYGEGDYAQHWLDVLGKTTEKPIFAHVNWFQRDPEDGHFLWPGFRENVRALVWLIESKNGLVKGNPTPVGMIPTKDELLLEGLEIEPGDLDTLLTIDIERWKQEIGYREEHLKQFVGLPEEIWEAHRRVAADIDAAGS, encoded by the coding sequence ATGGCAGATGTCGACGCAGCGCTCGATGCAGCAGGACTGACCAACCCCCACGTGCGTGAGTACGTCAAGTACTGGGCGGGCATCACCGGCGCCGAGCGGGTCGAGGTCGTCGGTGCCGACGACGACGCCCGCCTCGTGCAGGAGGCGCTCGACGCCGGGGAGCTGCAGCCGGTCACGGGCGGTCGCACCTACTCGCGGTCCTACATCAAGGACACCGCCCGGGCCGAGGAGCGCACCATCGTCGCCACCAGCGACGAGTCCGACAAGGGCCTGTACAACAACTGGCAGCCGTCGGACCAGGCCAAGGAGAACTACCTCTCGTTGGTCCAGGGCGCCTCGGAGGGCAAGACGATGTACGTCGTCCCCTACCTGATGGCCCCGCAGGGTTCGCCGCTGGAGAAGTTCGCCGCCGGTGTCGAGATCACCGATGCCCGCACCGTGGTGCTGCACATGATCCGCATGGCCCGCGTCGGCGTGAACTACATCAACGAGCTCGCCGAGCCCGACCACTTCGTGCGCGCCGTGCACGTCACGGGCGACCTGCCGAACCTCGGCCAGGGCACGCCGGACGACAAGCGCTACTTCTACACGATCGCCGACGAGCGCACGATCCTGCACTTCGGCTCGTCCTACGGCGGCAACGCGCTCCTCGGCAAGATCGCCCACGGCCTGCGCCTGGCGTCCTACGACGGCTGGAAGAACGGCTTCCTCGTGGAGCAGTTCCTGTTGCTGGGCGTCAAGGACAAGCAGACCGGCGAGGTCCACAACATCGTTGGCGGCTTCCCGTCGGCGTCGGGCAAGACCAACCTGTCGATGACGCTGGCCCCCGACACCCTGGGCGACCGGTACGAGATCGAGTTCTACGGCGACGACATCGCTTGGCTGTGGCCGGGCGAGGACGGCCGGCTCTACGCCTTCAACCCCGAGTTCGGTGTGTTCGGTGTCGCCCGCGACACCAACGAGAAGTCCAACCCCACCGCGATCGACGCGATCCAGCCGGGCACCGGGACGATCTTCACCAACGTGGCCTACAACGAGAAGACGCAGGAGGTGTGGTGGGAGGGCAAGACCAAGGAGCACCCCACCGACCTCGACGGCTGGCTGGACTGGAAGGGCGAGCGCATCGCCGACCGTTCGCCGGAGACGGCCGACGAGGCCTGGGCGCACCCCAACAGCCGCTTCACCACCACGATGGCCAACGTGCCGAACCTGGCCGAGGGCTACGCCAACCCGGCCGGCGTGCCGGTCGACGCGATCATCTTCGGCGGCCGCACGCGTGACCGTGAGCCGCTGATCCGCTCGTTCACCGACGTCGCCGAGGGCGTGTACGACGGTCTGACGCTCGGTGCCGAGGCGACCTTCGCGGCCGACGGCCTCGAGGGCGTGCTGCGCTACGACCCGATGTCCATGCGTCCGTTCATGTCGTACGGCGAGGGCGACTACGCCCAGCACTGGCTCGACGTGCTCGGCAAGACCACCGAGAAGCCGATCTTCGCCCACGTCAACTGGTTCCAGCGCGATCCCGAGGACGGGCACTTCCTGTGGCCCGGGTTCCGCGAGAACGTGCGCGCCCTGGTGTGGCTGATCGAGTCCAAGAACGGACTGGTCAAGGGCAACCCGACCCCGGTCGGCATGATCCCGACGAAGGACGAGCTGCTGCTCGAGGGCCTCGAGATCGAGCCGGGTGACCTCGACACCCTGCTGACCATCGACATCGAGCGCTGGAAGCAGGAGATCGGCTACCGCGAGGAGCACCTCAAGCAGTTCGTGGGACTGCCCGAGGAGATCTGGGAGGCCCACCGCCGGGTCGCCGCAGACATCGACGCCGCCGGCAGCTGA
- a CDS encoding MFS transporter — MTTRRTHPGVVFAVLAASVMSFSLLQSMSVPTLPLVQEQFGASQAQASWIVTAQLLAASIATPIIGRLGDAYGKNRMLVFAVAALAVGALVAAVAPTIEVMIAARVIQGIGGGVIPLAFGIIRDEMPEHRRSSAISVTSSLLAVGFGVGIVVAGPLIDLIGLHWLFVPPAVVAGGAALAAALVIPTSPVRATGGVSIAPAVLLAGWLSCLLLAVSQGPTWGWTSPAVLGFAVAGVVVLLGWVRAENTARAPVIDLRMMRLKAVWTTHLVALLVGFSMYASFGFTPQLLQTPTASGYGLGLTVTQAGLVMLPAAAATFVMGLVATPLSRRIDPRLLVVAACGISSTGMALTATWHDAAWHVAVGVGITSVGIGLVFALLANLIVAAVPAEQTGVATGMNANLRTMGGAVGAAVATSIVTATVQPSGFATETGYVVTFAVLSAVMLLAALAGLLVPAGPQSRRGRSLAAAGAPRPSVLTAR, encoded by the coding sequence GTGACGACCCGCCGAACCCACCCCGGGGTGGTGTTCGCCGTGCTCGCCGCCTCGGTCATGTCGTTCTCCCTGCTGCAGTCGATGTCGGTGCCGACCCTGCCGCTCGTGCAGGAGCAGTTCGGCGCCTCGCAGGCCCAGGCCTCGTGGATCGTCACGGCCCAGCTGCTGGCCGCGTCCATCGCGACGCCGATCATCGGCCGGCTGGGCGACGCCTACGGCAAGAACCGCATGCTGGTGTTCGCCGTGGCCGCGTTGGCGGTCGGCGCGCTCGTCGCGGCCGTCGCCCCGACGATCGAGGTGATGATCGCCGCCCGGGTCATCCAGGGCATCGGCGGAGGCGTCATCCCGCTGGCGTTCGGCATCATCCGCGATGAGATGCCCGAGCACCGCCGCTCCTCGGCCATCAGCGTCACCTCCTCGCTGCTGGCGGTCGGGTTCGGGGTCGGCATCGTCGTCGCCGGTCCGCTCATCGACCTGATCGGGCTGCACTGGCTGTTCGTGCCGCCCGCGGTCGTGGCGGGTGGCGCCGCGCTGGCTGCTGCCCTCGTGATCCCGACGTCGCCGGTGCGGGCCACCGGGGGCGTCAGCATCGCCCCGGCGGTGCTGCTGGCGGGCTGGCTGTCCTGCCTGTTGCTGGCGGTGAGCCAGGGACCCACGTGGGGGTGGACGTCGCCCGCGGTCCTCGGGTTCGCGGTGGCGGGCGTGGTCGTCCTGCTGGGCTGGGTCCGGGCCGAGAACACGGCCCGCGCCCCGGTCATCGACCTGCGGATGATGCGGCTGAAGGCGGTGTGGACCACGCACCTGGTGGCCCTGCTGGTCGGCTTCTCGATGTACGCGTCGTTCGGGTTCACGCCGCAGCTGCTGCAGACCCCCACGGCGTCCGGCTACGGGCTCGGGCTCACCGTCACCCAGGCGGGCCTGGTGATGCTGCCCGCCGCGGCCGCGACCTTCGTGATGGGCCTGGTCGCCACGCCGCTCAGCCGGCGCATCGATCCTCGCCTGCTGGTCGTGGCCGCCTGCGGCATCTCGTCGACCGGCATGGCCCTCACGGCGACCTGGCACGACGCCGCCTGGCACGTCGCGGTCGGCGTGGGCATCACCAGCGTCGGCATCGGACTGGTGTTCGCCCTGCTCGCCAACCTGATCGTCGCGGCCGTCCCCGCCGAGCAGACGGGCGTCGCCACGGGCATGAACGCCAACCTCCGCACGATGGGTGGAGCCGTCGGGGCCGCCGTCGCCACGAGCATCGTGACCGCCACCGTGCAGCCGTCCGGGTTCGCGACGGAGACCGGGTACGTCGTCACGTTCGCGGTGCTGTCCGCGGTGATGCTGCTGGCGGCGCTCGCCGGACTGCTCGTGCCGGCCGGTCCGCAGTCGCGTCGGGGTCGCTCGCTGGCCGCGGCAGGGGCACCGCGACCGTCGGTCCTGACCGCTCGTTGA
- a CDS encoding GIY-YIG nuclease family protein, protein MYILRCSDGSYYVGSTRNLAARLHAHRIGRGAEYTRRRLPVELVFAQETEKVSEAFALEKKVQGWSRAKREALIRGDFEALPLLARRRAGRPREE, encoded by the coding sequence ATGTACATCCTCCGCTGCTCCGACGGCAGCTACTACGTCGGCAGCACCCGGAACCTCGCGGCCCGGCTGCACGCCCACCGGATCGGCCGGGGTGCGGAGTACACCCGCCGCAGGCTCCCTGTTGAGCTGGTCTTCGCCCAGGAGACCGAGAAGGTCTCTGAGGCGTTCGCTCTGGAGAAGAAGGTCCAGGGATGGTCGCGGGCCAAGCGGGAGGCGCTGATCCGTGGGGACTTCGAGGCCCTACCGCTGCTGGCCAGGCGCCGGGCGGGACGACCGCGGGAGGAGTAG
- a CDS encoding MFS transporter — protein MSDTLAPAWARGPLRPFRFRQYRCLAASITFELAAAGVWLIALVWQVIELRGGPGNLSFVASGTALGLVLTVLVGGVAADRIPQRRVMVAVTVVRVAVTAVVSALALAGLVTFWHLALAGLVLGLASGFYFPAYSAILPSVVDADDLLAANGMEGVLRPVMMNAAGPALASLVVAAWSPAWAFVLVLALEVGCLLTILLLHPVPLRRDLVADDTHPVRAAAADLVIGFRYMVSTPWLLATLLFASAMVLVVIGPLEVLVPFVIKDQAGGDATDHAWVLAAFGLGGAAASLLMASIRMPRRYLTIMVAMWGAACLPMAVVGFATSVPLIAAALLITGALFSAPTVIWGTLLQRRVPAELLGRVSSLDFFVSLAFMPVSMALAGAVGELIGLKATFLVAGVAPIFLAVAAIALARMPVDEIDHPLG, from the coding sequence GTGTCCGACACCCTGGCCCCCGCGTGGGCCCGTGGGCCGTTGCGCCCGTTCCGGTTCCGGCAGTACCGGTGCCTCGCGGCCTCCATCACGTTCGAGCTGGCCGCCGCGGGCGTCTGGCTGATCGCGCTGGTGTGGCAGGTGATCGAGCTCCGTGGGGGCCCGGGCAACCTGTCGTTCGTCGCGTCGGGCACCGCGCTGGGTCTCGTGCTCACCGTGCTGGTCGGCGGGGTGGCCGCCGACCGCATCCCGCAGCGCCGGGTGATGGTCGCGGTGACCGTGGTCCGGGTCGCGGTCACGGCCGTGGTGTCGGCGCTGGCTCTGGCCGGCCTCGTGACCTTCTGGCACCTCGCGCTCGCCGGGCTGGTGCTCGGTCTGGCCAGTGGCTTCTACTTCCCGGCGTACTCCGCGATCCTGCCGTCGGTCGTCGACGCCGACGACCTGCTCGCGGCCAACGGCATGGAGGGCGTGCTTCGGCCGGTCATGATGAACGCCGCGGGTCCGGCCCTGGCGAGCCTGGTCGTCGCCGCCTGGTCGCCCGCCTGGGCCTTCGTCCTGGTGCTGGCGCTGGAGGTCGGCTGCCTGCTCACGATCCTGTTGCTGCACCCCGTGCCTCTGCGCCGCGACCTGGTCGCCGACGACACCCATCCGGTGCGCGCGGCCGCAGCCGACCTGGTGATCGGGTTCCGCTACATGGTCAGCACGCCATGGCTGCTCGCCACGTTGCTGTTCGCGTCCGCGATGGTGCTGGTGGTCATCGGGCCGCTGGAGGTGCTGGTGCCGTTCGTCATCAAGGACCAGGCCGGCGGCGACGCGACCGACCATGCATGGGTGCTCGCGGCCTTCGGGCTGGGTGGGGCAGCGGCCTCGCTGCTGATGGCGTCGATCCGGATGCCGCGCCGGTACCTCACGATCATGGTCGCGATGTGGGGGGCTGCGTGCCTGCCGATGGCGGTCGTCGGGTTCGCCACGAGCGTGCCGCTGATCGCCGCCGCCCTGCTGATCACCGGCGCCCTGTTCTCCGCGCCCACCGTCATCTGGGGCACGTTGCTGCAGCGGCGGGTGCCCGCGGAGCTGCTCGGCCGGGTGTCCAGCCTGGACTTCTTCGTGTCGCTGGCCTTCATGCCGGTCTCGATGGCGCTCGCCGGCGCGGTCGGTGAGCTGATCGGTCTGAAGGCGACCTTCCTGGTCGCAGGGGTCGCCCCGATCTTCCTGGCGGTCGCGGCGATCGCCCTGGCGCGGATGCCGGTCGACGAGATCGACCACCCCCTGGGCTGA
- a CDS encoding acyl-CoA dehydrogenase family protein, translating into MRLELSPEVAEFRAGLREFFTTKVPQDVRDTVRAGGHLSKDQIIASHRTLNDAGLAAPHWPEEWGGRGWTQLQTHLWNDEMQRACVPPPLAFNTSMVGPVIAAFGSQAQKERFLPDTAALKIWWCQGFSEPEAGSDLASLRTTAVRDGDEWVVNGQKTWTTLGQYADWIFCLVRTNPDAPRKQAGISFLVFRMDSPGVTLRPIKLIDGGFEVNEVFFDNVRVPADQLIGEENAGWSYAKFLLGNERVGVAPVTATKVWLAHAKEYAAQPLADGTRLIDQPAVASRIALLENQLAALELTVLRVAGNSAEGKPDPASSILKLRGTQLQQEASELLVDLAGPDGLVGGDGVDGIEPWAQVAVPRYLNYRKASIYGGSNEVQRSIIASSILGL; encoded by the coding sequence ATGAGACTCGAGCTGTCTCCCGAGGTCGCGGAGTTCCGCGCCGGTCTGCGGGAGTTCTTCACCACGAAGGTCCCCCAGGACGTGCGTGACACCGTGCGAGCGGGCGGTCACCTGTCCAAGGACCAGATCATCGCGTCCCACCGGACGCTCAACGACGCGGGCCTCGCGGCCCCGCACTGGCCCGAGGAGTGGGGCGGACGGGGTTGGACCCAGCTGCAGACCCACCTCTGGAACGACGAGATGCAGCGGGCCTGTGTGCCGCCGCCGCTGGCGTTCAACACCTCGATGGTCGGTCCCGTCATCGCCGCCTTCGGCAGCCAGGCGCAGAAGGAGCGCTTCCTGCCCGACACCGCGGCGCTCAAGATCTGGTGGTGCCAGGGCTTCTCCGAGCCCGAGGCCGGGTCCGACCTCGCCTCGCTGCGCACCACCGCGGTGCGTGACGGCGACGAGTGGGTCGTCAACGGCCAGAAGACGTGGACCACCCTCGGCCAGTACGCCGACTGGATCTTCTGCCTGGTCCGCACCAACCCCGACGCCCCCAGGAAGCAGGCGGGCATCTCGTTCCTGGTGTTCCGCATGGACAGCCCCGGTGTGACGCTGCGGCCGATCAAGCTCATCGACGGCGGCTTCGAGGTCAACGAGGTCTTCTTCGACAACGTGCGGGTGCCGGCCGACCAGCTGATCGGCGAGGAGAACGCCGGCTGGTCGTACGCCAAGTTCCTGCTCGGCAACGAGCGCGTCGGCGTCGCCCCCGTCACCGCCACGAAGGTCTGGCTCGCGCACGCCAAGGAGTACGCGGCCCAGCCGCTGGCCGACGGGACCCGTCTGATCGACCAGCCGGCCGTCGCCAGCCGCATCGCGCTGCTGGAGAACCAGCTGGCAGCACTGGAGCTGACGGTCCTGCGGGTCGCCGGCAACTCCGCCGAGGGCAAGCCCGACCCGGCCTCCTCCATCCTCAAGCTGCGGGGCACGCAGCTGCAGCAGGAGGCCAGCGAGCTGTTGGTCGACCTCGCCGGACCCGACGGACTGGTCGGTGGCGACGGGGTCGACGGCATCGAGCCGTGGGCCCAGGTCGCCGTGCCGCGCTACCTCAACTACCGCAAGGCATCCATCTACGGAGGGTCCAACGAGGTGCAGCGCAGCATCATCGCCTCGTCGATCCTGGGACTGTGA
- a CDS encoding acyl-CoA dehydrogenase family protein: MDFTLDTEQLALADAVKGLLSDGYDRRNKARESDSGYDAELWSGAADMGLLGLPFAEEHGGVGAGATEVMLVAERIGRTLAPIPFVDVVVLAGGLVSAAGTDDQKSTLLEGISSGEHLVVLAHTEPRAPYGAKAYGVTASGSGDDWTLSGVKEPVSFGGVADTLLVTAVADGATRVFVVAGDASGLTRTAYPTHDGRKAARIELDGTPAVPLGDADESAVAAALDLARVALAAEAVGAMAEALTMTTEYLKSRKQFGVPLKTFQALTFRAADMYTELELARSAMLYATMAADAPGTDPLAASRAALQVSGAARLIGQEAIQLHGGIAMTDEYAAGHYTSRLTAIEHTFGDRAWHLARLTETIDDHDVLDLLR; this comes from the coding sequence ATGGACTTCACCCTCGACACCGAACAACTCGCCCTCGCCGACGCGGTCAAGGGCCTGCTGAGCGACGGGTACGACCGTCGCAACAAGGCCCGCGAGTCCGACTCCGGCTACGACGCCGAGCTGTGGTCCGGAGCGGCCGACATGGGGCTGCTGGGTCTGCCGTTCGCCGAGGAGCACGGCGGGGTCGGTGCCGGCGCCACCGAGGTGATGCTGGTCGCCGAGCGCATCGGCCGCACCCTGGCGCCCATCCCGTTCGTCGACGTCGTGGTCCTGGCCGGCGGTCTCGTCTCGGCCGCGGGCACCGACGACCAGAAGAGCACCCTGCTGGAGGGCATCTCGTCGGGCGAGCACCTCGTCGTGCTGGCCCACACCGAGCCGCGCGCCCCCTACGGCGCGAAGGCCTACGGCGTCACCGCCTCCGGCTCCGGCGACGACTGGACGCTCTCCGGTGTCAAGGAGCCGGTGTCGTTCGGCGGCGTGGCCGACACCCTGCTCGTCACCGCGGTGGCCGACGGCGCCACCCGCGTCTTCGTGGTCGCCGGTGACGCCAGCGGACTCACCCGCACGGCGTACCCGACGCACGACGGCCGCAAGGCCGCTCGCATCGAGCTCGACGGCACGCCGGCGGTGCCGCTGGGCGACGCAGACGAGTCCGCCGTGGCCGCGGCGCTCGACCTGGCCCGTGTGGCGCTGGCCGCCGAGGCGGTCGGGGCGATGGCCGAGGCACTGACCATGACGACGGAGTACCTCAAGTCGCGCAAGCAGTTCGGGGTGCCGCTCAAGACCTTCCAGGCGCTCACGTTTCGCGCGGCCGACATGTACACCGAGCTCGAGCTGGCGCGCAGCGCGATGCTGTACGCCACCATGGCGGCCGACGCTCCCGGCACCGATCCGCTGGCCGCGTCCCGCGCGGCCCTGCAGGTCAGTGGCGCAGCGCGGCTCATCGGCCAGGAGGCGATCCAGCTGCACGGTGGCATCGCGATGACCGACGAGTACGCGGCCGGGCACTACACCAGCCGGCTCACGGCCATCGAGCACACCTTCGGCGACCGCGCCTGGCACCTGGCACGGCTCACCGAGACGATCGACGACCACGACGTGCTCGACCTGCTGCGCTGA
- a CDS encoding matrixin family metalloprotease — translation MNPTPVVDRRARRRAVVAMGGFLLVLGAVLGKIVLDPEGTGVIVTWDPSSVADPSDVRTTADGGQYAFLTTQADSDEPVAYDPCRPVRVVVNTLTGPPGALELVDDALEEMSSLTGLRFDLEGETTEAPSNDWQPERSGDDWQPVLIAWTDDDEVPDLAGNVLGLGGSAWTDEGGARRYVTGQVLLDGPQLATLGEDQTRATLLHELGHLVGLDHVEDEGALMQPLVGPLEWGSGDLAGLEQLGQGSCA, via the coding sequence GTGAACCCCACCCCCGTCGTCGACCGGCGTGCCCGGCGCCGGGCCGTCGTCGCGATGGGCGGATTCCTGCTCGTCCTCGGCGCCGTGCTGGGCAAGATCGTGCTCGACCCCGAGGGCACCGGCGTCATCGTCACGTGGGACCCGTCGAGCGTCGCCGACCCGTCGGACGTCCGCACCACCGCCGACGGCGGCCAGTACGCGTTCCTCACGACCCAGGCCGACTCCGACGAGCCGGTCGCCTACGACCCGTGTCGTCCGGTGCGGGTCGTGGTCAACACCCTCACCGGCCCACCCGGGGCGCTGGAGCTGGTCGACGACGCGCTCGAGGAGATGTCCTCCCTCACCGGCCTCCGCTTCGACCTGGAGGGCGAGACCACCGAGGCACCGTCGAACGACTGGCAGCCCGAACGCTCCGGCGACGACTGGCAGCCGGTCCTCATCGCCTGGACGGACGACGACGAGGTGCCCGACCTCGCGGGCAACGTCCTGGGACTCGGCGGCAGCGCCTGGACCGACGAGGGTGGCGCGCGACGCTACGTCACCGGACAGGTGCTGCTGGACGGTCCGCAACTGGCGACCCTCGGCGAGGACCAGACGCGGGCGACCTTGCTGCACGAGCTCGGCCACCTGGTCGGTCTGGACCACGTCGAGGACGAGGGCGCCCTGATGCAGCCGCTCGTCGGCCCGCTGGAGTGGGGGTCGGGCGACCTGGCCGGCCTCGAGCAGCTCGGGCAGGGCAGCTGCGCCTGA
- a CDS encoding enoyl-CoA hydratase-related protein: MAEHTELVHLEVADGVATISLDSEHNRNALSRQLVGELTAHLTTAGDDPQVRAVLLRSAGRVFCSGADLSEATSDGMVDGAKAIVALQRQIATLPKPVVVVLAGPVRAGGLGIVGAADIVLAAESVTFALTEVRLGLAAAVISLSLLERFSDRAAADLFLSGRTFDAAEAVTAGLVTRAVPDDGLADEVTRTLADLTLGYPQGLRETKALLNHDLVARIDALGDQVAEQSARLFGSDEAREAMTAFLQRKR; this comes from the coding sequence ATGGCCGAGCACACCGAGCTGGTCCACCTGGAGGTCGCGGACGGGGTCGCGACGATCAGCCTGGACAGCGAGCACAACCGCAACGCCCTGAGCCGGCAGCTGGTCGGCGAGCTGACCGCTCACCTGACGACCGCCGGTGACGACCCGCAGGTGCGGGCCGTGCTGCTGCGGTCGGCGGGCCGGGTGTTCTGCTCGGGCGCCGACCTGTCGGAGGCGACGAGCGACGGCATGGTCGACGGGGCGAAGGCGATCGTGGCGCTGCAGCGACAGATCGCGACCCTGCCCAAGCCGGTCGTCGTCGTGCTGGCCGGACCGGTCCGGGCGGGTGGTCTGGGCATCGTGGGTGCGGCCGACATCGTCCTCGCGGCGGAGTCGGTCACGTTCGCCCTCACCGAGGTCCGTCTGGGTCTGGCGGCGGCGGTGATCTCGCTCAGCCTGCTGGAGCGGTTCAGCGACCGTGCCGCGGCCGACCTGTTCCTCTCGGGCCGCACCTTCGACGCGGCGGAGGCGGTGACTGCCGGTCTGGTCACGCGGGCCGTACCGGACGACGGGCTGGCCGACGAGGTGACCCGGACCCTGGCCGACCTGACGCTCGGCTACCCGCAGGGCCTGCGCGAGACCAAGGCGCTGCTCAACCACGACCTGGTCGCCCGCATCGACGCCCTGGGGGACCAGGTCGCCGAGCAGTCGGCCCGGTTGTTCGGCAGCGACGAGGCCCGCGAGGCGATGACGGCCTTCCTGCAGCGCAAGCGCTGA